One part of the Algibacter sp. L1A34 genome encodes these proteins:
- the cobN gene encoding cobaltochelatase subunit CobN: MHLISTIPGGWNPNDEGVFYIDQSPGDIVFLSSADSDLFMMNNAYKLIHDSVVNPPTFRFANLSYFKQELTIDTYVDEVISSAKIVVLKLLGGKAYYNYLCEALTECCEEHNIQLVFLPGDNKPDLELMQSSNIPLKDVDLIWKYIQSGGLENCEAALQLISNRITDEVVIPNAIKTIPDLFLYHPKEGIYNSSTQNKEKKQAIIFGYRSYYLSNNLAPIHSIIEALEAEGISAIALMAAGYREHDIQQQIFDLLKSHHIEKPQVILNTTGFSVQGFHETTQSLFDVFNVPVIQAIMGSCNRESWLEGSFGLPPTDIAMNIALPEVDGKIISKVISFKESIEKDSLTDSEVVSYVPNIEGCEFVAQMSKAWINLQHKKNSEKKIALVLPNYPNKNSRLANGVGLDTPQSTLQILTQLADENYSLADDYPKSTNELIDKLTNAVTNDLETINTLNERRTIKLDAGIFYHYYNQLSDELREKVEKQWGNPEKSPNYKEGCFLIPGFVSDNVLISIQPSRGYNLDLQASYHSPDLPPTPAYLAYYIWLQHDFKADALVHIGKHGNLEWLPGKSVALSKETCFPAAILGPIPHFYPFIINDPGEGTQAKRRNQAIILDHLIPPMTRAENYGDLLKLELLIDEFYESALVDKKRASLIKVKIENLVNESHLKSDLNQDGKDIDALLEVIDGYLCELKESQIRGGLHILGRLPIEEKLVDLIVALHRLPQGDLKGITQSLADDLQLKFDPINVVYSDSFEKEIFGIHCRSYGQAVELLENKAKNIVSQLLDGNLINKIGVETALIIKYIQQHTLPVLQKTSNEITHLIKGLNGQYIPAGGSGAPTRGRIDILPTGRNFYSVDVRTVPSETAYQLGQKSAQNIIDRYQQENGEYPTSIGLSVWGTSTMRTSGDDIAQALALIGVKPVWQGSNRRVKDFKVLSTLELKRPRVDVMLRISGFFRDAFPDLISLFNAAIEKVAELDETDEQNPIKKRVEEEKKQWQQEGLDEKQANERALYRVFGSKPGAYGAGLQGLIDGKNWTTSDDLAQAYINWSGYAYSGKNNSGKSAHETFKKRLSSIEVVMQNQDNREHDILDSDDYYQFQGGMTAAVNTVKGSQPETYFGDHSRPENPKVKSLKEELLKVFRSRVVNPKWMKGMQDHGYKGAFEMAATMDYLFAYDATTNLIEDFMYEQITDAYLFDAENKAFIEEHNPWALKDMSERMLEAIQRGMWENPSEETIEELKEIYKKSDNITE, encoded by the coding sequence GTGCATTTAATTTCTACCATACCAGGCGGCTGGAATCCAAATGATGAAGGCGTCTTTTACATCGATCAATCTCCTGGAGATATTGTTTTTTTATCTTCAGCAGATTCCGATTTGTTTATGATGAATAATGCCTATAAACTAATCCATGATTCTGTTGTAAACCCACCAACTTTTCGGTTTGCAAACCTTAGTTATTTTAAACAAGAATTAACCATAGATACTTATGTTGATGAGGTGATTTCTTCTGCTAAAATTGTTGTTTTAAAACTTTTAGGAGGAAAAGCCTATTATAATTATCTATGTGAAGCACTTACTGAATGTTGTGAAGAGCATAACATTCAGTTGGTGTTTTTACCAGGTGATAACAAACCCGATTTAGAATTGATGCAATCTTCTAACATTCCGTTAAAAGATGTCGATTTAATTTGGAAATACATTCAGTCTGGCGGACTTGAAAATTGTGAAGCCGCATTACAATTAATCAGCAATAGAATTACAGATGAAGTTGTAATTCCGAATGCGATTAAAACCATTCCCGATTTATTTTTGTATCACCCAAAAGAAGGAATCTATAATTCATCAACTCAAAATAAAGAAAAAAAACAAGCTATTATTTTTGGATATAGAAGTTATTATCTATCCAATAATTTAGCACCTATACATAGTATTATTGAAGCCTTAGAAGCAGAAGGAATTTCTGCAATTGCACTAATGGCTGCGGGATATCGTGAGCATGATATTCAACAACAAATTTTCGATTTATTAAAATCTCATCACATAGAAAAACCACAAGTAATTTTAAATACTACCGGTTTTAGTGTGCAAGGATTTCATGAAACAACACAAAGTTTATTTGATGTTTTTAATGTGCCTGTTATACAAGCCATCATGGGAAGTTGCAATCGTGAAAGTTGGTTAGAAGGTTCTTTCGGATTACCACCTACGGATATTGCTATGAACATTGCCTTACCCGAAGTTGATGGTAAAATTATATCGAAAGTCATTTCATTTAAAGAATCTATAGAAAAAGATTCGTTAACCGATTCAGAAGTGGTTTCTTATGTACCCAATATTGAAGGATGTGAATTTGTTGCGCAAATGTCTAAAGCTTGGATAAACTTACAGCACAAAAAGAATTCAGAAAAGAAAATAGCATTAGTATTACCAAATTACCCAAATAAAAATAGTCGTTTAGCAAATGGTGTCGGTTTAGATACACCACAAAGTACGTTACAAATATTAACACAATTAGCTGATGAAAATTATAGTTTAGCCGATGATTATCCAAAATCAACAAACGAACTAATAGATAAATTAACCAATGCTGTTACCAACGATTTAGAAACTATAAACACATTAAATGAAAGGCGTACCATCAAATTAGATGCTGGTATTTTTTATCATTATTACAATCAATTATCAGACGAACTTCGTGAGAAAGTAGAAAAACAATGGGGAAATCCTGAAAAATCACCTAATTACAAAGAAGGTTGTTTTTTAATTCCTGGTTTTGTTTCTGATAATGTATTGATTAGTATTCAACCAAGTAGAGGTTATAATTTAGATTTACAAGCCAGTTATCATTCGCCTGATTTACCACCTACACCAGCCTATTTAGCCTATTATATTTGGTTACAACACGATTTCAAAGCCGATGCTTTAGTACATATTGGTAAACATGGAAATTTAGAATGGTTGCCCGGAAAAAGTGTTGCGTTAAGTAAAGAAACTTGTTTTCCTGCGGCTATATTAGGTCCGATTCCTCATTTTTATCCTTTTATTATTAATGATCCAGGAGAAGGCACACAGGCAAAAAGAAGAAATCAAGCTATTATATTAGACCATTTAATTCCGCCAATGACAAGAGCAGAAAATTATGGTGATTTATTAAAATTAGAATTATTAATTGATGAGTTTTACGAGTCTGCTTTAGTTGATAAAAAACGCGCTTCATTAATTAAAGTAAAAATTGAAAATCTTGTAAATGAAAGTCACCTTAAATCTGATTTAAACCAAGACGGAAAAGATATTGATGCTTTATTAGAAGTGATTGATGGGTATTTATGTGAATTAAAAGAATCTCAAATTAGAGGTGGTTTACATATATTAGGAAGGTTACCAATAGAAGAAAAATTAGTAGATTTAATTGTAGCCTTACATCGTTTACCACAAGGAGATTTAAAAGGAATTACGCAATCTTTAGCAGATGACTTACAACTTAAATTTGACCCTATAAATGTTGTTTATTCGGATAGCTTTGAAAAAGAAATATTCGGAATTCATTGCAGAAGTTACGGACAAGCAGTTGAGTTGTTAGAAAATAAGGCTAAGAATATCGTTAGTCAATTATTAGATGGAAATCTCATCAATAAAATTGGTGTTGAAACAGCACTAATTATAAAATACATACAACAACATACCTTGCCTGTTTTACAAAAAACAAGTAATGAAATTACGCATTTAATTAAAGGATTAAACGGACAATATATTCCTGCAGGAGGTTCTGGTGCACCAACAAGAGGACGTATCGATATTTTACCTACAGGACGTAATTTTTATTCTGTGGATGTTAGAACGGTTCCTTCAGAAACTGCGTATCAATTAGGTCAAAAAAGTGCACAAAATATTATTGACCGTTATCAACAAGAAAATGGTGAATACCCTACATCTATCGGTTTATCCGTTTGGGGAACCTCAACAATGCGAACAAGTGGAGATGATATTGCACAAGCCTTAGCTTTAATTGGTGTAAAACCCGTTTGGCAAGGAAGCAACAGAAGAGTTAAAGATTTTAAAGTATTATCTACCTTAGAATTGAAAAGACCACGAGTAGATGTTATGCTACGTATTTCTGGATTTTTTAGAGATGCTTTTCCTGATTTAATTTCTCTTTTTAATGCTGCTATTGAAAAAGTAGCCGAATTAGATGAAACGGATGAGCAAAACCCTATTAAAAAACGTGTAGAAGAAGAAAAAAAGCAATGGCAACAAGAAGGTTTGGACGAGAAACAAGCTAATGAAAGAGCTTTATATCGTGTTTTTGGTTCTAAACCGGGTGCTTATGGAGCTGGATTACAAGGTTTAATTGATGGAAAAAACTGGACTACTTCTGACGATTTAGCTCAGGCTTATATTAACTGGAGTGGTTATGCCTATTCTGGTAAAAATAACAGTGGAAAATCTGCTCACGAAACCTTTAAAAAACGATTATCATCTATTGAAGTCGTAATGCAGAATCAAGATAATAGAGAACATGATATTTTAGATTCTGATGATTATTATCAATTTCAAGGAGGAATGACGGCAGCGGTGAATACTGTAAAAGGTTCACAACCCGAAACCTATTTTGGAGATCATTCACGTCCTGAAAATCCGAAGGTAAAATCATTAAAAGAAGAGTTATTAAAAGTATTTCGCTCTAGAGTCGTCAATCCGAAATGGATGAAGGGTATGCAAGACCATGGTTATAAAGGTGCTTTTGAAATGGCAGCAACTATGGATTATCTTTTTGCATATGACGCTACAACAAATTTAATAGAAGATTTTATGTACGAGCAAATTACCGATGCGTATTTGTTTGATGCCGAAAATAAAGCATTTATAGAAGAGCATAATCCTTGGGCTTTAAAAGATATGTCGGAACGTATGTTAGAAGCGATTCAAAGAGGTATGTGGGAAAACCCATCCGAAGAAACTATTGAAGAATTAAAAGAAATTTATAAAAAATCCGATAACATAACAGAATAA